The DNA region CAAGAGCATTGGGACTTGCTTATGCCTCTAAATTATTCAGAGAAGTACCGGTATTACAAGATGATAAATTTGCACCGCTTTCTAATAATGGCAATGAAGTATGTTTTTGTACCATTGGTGACGCAGCAACTTCAGAAGGGCATTTTTGGGAAATTATCAATGCTGCTGGCGTTATGCAAGTGCCCTTAGCGGTTTTCGTTTGGGATGACGGTTATGGTATTTCCGTACCGACAGATCGTCAAACGACAAAGGGTTCTATATCAGAAGCATTGCAAGGTCTGCAAAAAGAAGAAGGAACGAATGGGATTGACATTTACCAAATTAAAGGTTGGGACTACGCTGGCATTTGCGAAACTTTAGATCATGCCATTGATAAAATCCGTCAAACACATATACCAGCGGTTTTTCATGTACAAGAATTGACACAACCGCAAGGTCACTCCACATCTGGAAGTCATGAACGTTACAAATCTGCGGAACGTCTCCAATGGGAAAGAAATTGGGATGGTTTGAAAAAAATGAAAGAATGGATTTTGGAAAATGCAATTACTTCAGAAGAAGAATTGGACGAAATTCATGTAAATGCAAAAAAGCTCGTCAAAGAGAGTAGAAATCGAGCTTGGGAAAAATACGCACAACCTTTGATTGCGGCGAAAGGGCAAGCTTTACAAGTTTTAAAAGAGGCTAATCTTGGCGGCTTGGCTGACTTGATTGATGCTTTAGAAAAAAATCGCGAACCTCTGAAGAGAGATATTTTACATACACTTTCATTGGCGCTAGATCTTTTAGGTAAAAATTCAAACAACTCGCCTATTGCTCATTTATATGAGGAATTAAAAACGCAATATCATACTCAATACGACTCATTTACTCATAATGAGACGTCCAAAAGTGCATTATTGGTTCCGAGGAATAAGCCACATTATAGCGCTCAACCAGAGAAAATAAATGGTTTTGAAATTTTGAATCATTATTTCGATCAATTATTTGCCAATAATGATAAAGTCATTGCATTTGGAGAAGATTTAGGAAAAATTGGGGATGTAAATCAAGGTTTTGCAGGATTGCAGGCCAAATATGGGGAAGAAAGAATTGCAGATGCCGGCATACGCGAATTGTCTATTATTGGAAAAGGTGTTGGCTTGGCATTGAGAGGTTTGCGTCCAATCGCGGAGATCCAATATTTGGATTATATGTATTACGCATTAGAACCTTTGGCAGATGATATTGCAGGCTTACATTACCGTACTGTAGGCAAACAAAGTTGTCCTTTGATCATCCGTACACGAGGTCATCGTTTGGAAGGAATTTACCACAGTGGATCTCCAATGGCAATGTTAATCAACTCTTTGCGTGGGATGTATATTTGCGTACCTCGTAATATGGTACAAGCTGCCGGCATGTATAATACGCTACTACAAGGCAATGATCCAGGAATCGTTATTGAATGTTTGAATGGTTATCGTTTAAAGGAAAACTTGCCAGATAATTTGGGAGAAATTACCGTACCATTAGGTATTCCTGAAACTATAGAAACGGGTTCGGATATTACCATTGTGTCTTATGGTTCAACTTTACGTATCGTTTCTGATGCGGCAAAGAGATTACAAAATATTCATAATATTTCATGTGAAATCATTGATGTTCAGACACTTTTACCATTTGACATTCATCATTTTATCGTAGAATCGTTGAAGAAAACGAATAGAATTTTATTTGTGGATGAAGATATGCCAGGAGCGACAACATCTTATATGTTACAGCAAGTAATCGAAAAACAACAAGGTTACAAATGGTTAGATGCAGCTCCAAGAACTTTGTCTGCTAAAAATCACCGTCCTGCTTATGCAAGTGACGGCGATTATTTCAGTAAACCAAATGAAGAGGATATTATCGAAACCGTGCTTGATTTAATGGCCGAATAATTTTTTTTAGTCAAATGAAAAAAGTGAGAAGTAAAATATCATTTTACTTCTCACTTTTTTATTGAGATTTCACTCCTACTCCAAAGAATAATAAAATCTTATTACTTATTACTCACCACTGATTACTTATTACTAACGACTTATTACTTACTTTCCAAACGCCGCTAGGTTTGTGGAGAATATTTTAACTGCCATCGCTAACAATACAACGCCAAAAAATTTGCGAATAGCCAACATACCACCTGCGCCTAAAACTCTCTGGATCCAACCCAAAGATTTCAAAACTACAAATACAATCAACAAATTTATTAAAATACCTGCGATGATATATAGCTTATCGTAATTGGCTTTTAAAGACATTATAGTCGTCAAGGACGCAGTACCTGCAATAATTGGAAATGATATAGGAACGATGGCACCAGCTCTAATACTTGCAGCACCTTTTTGAGAGGTAGAATTATCTCCTTTAAATATCTCATGTCCGAGTACCATTTCCAATCCTAATAAGAATAATACAATCGCACCTGCTACCGCAAATGATTGAATGGTCAAACCAAATACATTTAATAGCGATTGACCTACAAACAAAAAGGCAATCATAATAATACCAGAAAAAAGTGTAATTCTTTTTTCATCTAATCCGCCTAATTTTTCTTTATAAGAAATAAACAAAGGAACCGATCCTATCACATCAATGACCGCAAACAGGGTAAATACCACCGTTAACAAATGATCAAAATCAAAATGCATAATTTTTATTTTTGGGGCTGCAAAATTAGGACGATATATCGATATTTTCTCAAATTTAGAACTCAGTAGTCAAATTTCAGGCTTATTTCTGATATTATGAAATTAATGATACATTGATTGCTATTACAATTGCTTTACTATTTTTGCATTATGAATAAAAAATGGCTTTCGGTAATTCCAGCCGCGATGATATTAATGACATTTTCATGTAAAAACAATGAAAATAATTCAATTAAAAAAAATGGAAAAAATGTAGATATTGAGTATTCCGAATCACTCATTTCCGATATATCTTTATTAAAAAATCACCCAGATAGCAACGGACTTCGTATGAAAGTTGCACTTGGAATGGATAGTGTAGGCGATTATAAAAATGCATTAATTCAAATGGATAGTTTGATTAAACGTGATAGTAGCAACTATGCTTTTTATTTTACCAAAGCCAGAATATCCCAAGACAACCAAGACACAACACAAGCAATTAACAACTATAAAAAAGCGATAAAAATCTATCCTGCACCAGAAAGTATTCTATTCTTAGCCAATTTATTAGCAGAACGAAAAGATTCTTCCTGTTTGAAAATGGCCAAAAGTGTGAAAGCCATGCGCCTAAGCGCTTCTGATAATGCAAATTGCGATTTTATTGCCGGCGTATATTATGCACGTACCAAAGACTCTAGCAATGCATTAAAAAATTTCAATAGTGCGCTTAATCTCAACTATACTTTGATGCCAGCATATATCGAAAAAGGACTGGTATATTTTGATAATAAAGACTATAGTAAAGCATTAAATACATTCAAATTTGCATCTCAAGTCGATCATTTATATGCAGATGCTTATTATTATATGGCGCGTAGTTATGAAATGATGGGTATCAAAGACAGCGCAGTATTAAGATTCAAACAAACATTAAGTTTGGATAAATCTGCTGTTGAGGCGGAAGATGGATTAAAACGTTTAAACGCACAATAATTTGTATCTTGTGCGCGCTGAAAAAAAATTTGAATAACTTATAAATAATTAAAAATATGGCAATCGTCGCACCTTCGTTCTTAGCGTCAAACTTTCTTCAATTACAATCAGAAGTGGATATGGTCAATGAAAGTAAGGCGGCATGGTTACATTTAGATGTGATGGATGGTCGATTTGTTCCTAATATTAGTTTTGGTCTTCCTGTAATTGAAGCAATTCGCAAAGCAACTGACAAAATTTGTGATGTACATTTGATGATTGAAGAACCCGGAAAATATGCTGAAGCATTTAAATTAGCGGGGGCGGATCAATTGACGGTCCACATCGAAGCATGTCCGCATTTGCATCGCAATATTGAACAAATCAAAGCGTTGGGTATGAAAGCTGGTATTGCCGTTAACCCTCATACGCCGATTGATTTTTTACAAGATATAATTGAAGATGTAGATTTGGTTAATTTGATGACAGTTAATCCAGGATTTGGTGGGCAAAAATTCATCGAACATTCTTTGGTTAAAATTAGACAATTAAGAAGAATGATTGATGAAAAAGGTTTGAATGTTGAAATTGAAATCGACGGTGGCGTGAATCTTTCCAATGCTGCACAAATTATTGAAGCTGGTGCAACCGTTTTAGTCGCTGGAAGTTCCGTTTTTGGAGCGCAAGATCCTATTGCAGCCATTGCAACTTTGCATGCATTATAAAAACATAGCATTTTTTTAAATATAAAAGGCAATAGTTCTAAACTATTGCCTTTTATATTTTCCTACAACCAGCCTCCATTATTTTTCATGTAACACTTGTTCTATTTTTCTATTTCCAACGGTAGCTTCCATTTTCCAAAGTGTATGCTCTTTTTGATCTATATAAAAAACTAATTTATTGGTAGAGCCAGATAAATCATCTTCTGTATGTACAATCCAAACTTTATGACTTCCTGAAACAGGAGAAATATATTCGCCTTTGACTATTTGGGTAATCGTTGCATTCATAAGTCCACTTTTAGATGGATTATAGTCGTACAGAGGTAGATTTACATTCATTCCTTCTTGCAATGGTAATAAACAAATCAACCATTGATAAATATTACTATCAAAATAAGGACTTGTAATTGTGTCAGAAATATGCGTCAATGAGTCCTTTTGTTTATCAAGATAATAACCAGATATAGTTTCCCCAAAATGCAAAACCATATCTCTTTGCATATTATACGAACTATGATAAATTGGCGTAAGAGAAGGAATAGCACAAATAGAGGAGTCAATCCAAGGTTTATCGGGAAATTTCGCAATTTTAGTAGTTGTTATTACTGTAAATTGGTCCTTATTTTTAAGCATATTTATATGAACCGTACCAATATTCATTTTATTTTCTCCAACAATAGCATTCCAATCCAAATCAAATTGTCGATTTTTCAAATTGTCTGAGCCTAAAATTTTCTTATTAGGAACTATAGTCTTTTGAGCGTGTGCCATTAATACCCCTAAACACAAAGGCAAGATTAAATAATATTTCATACTTTCTATTTAATATGGTTCAGTAATGATTGATAAAATATAGTATAAGAGAAATACTATATAGTCGAAATTAATTCGCCTTATTTAAAAATAGAAAGCATATTATTTGGATGGTTAAAAAGCACTACAAATGGTAATATTACTACCGAATAAGTATTTTCAATATTACAATTGCAACTCAAAAATTCTATCCTTTCAATGTAGCCAAACAAATATTAACAATATCCTCAAACATTTTTTTATTGGTATCTAATTTAACAGTAACACGCAACCCATTTAAGGAATTAAATACAAATTGAGCCAATGATTGGGCCGAAAATTTATTTGTAAATACGCCTATTTTTTGCCCCCTTTTAATTGCTTTTGTCAATGCTGTAATGGTATCCTTCATAATATTATTGACAATAATGGCAACATCGTCATCTGAAGGCGCCAATTCTACGGAGGAATTTACCATAAAACAACCTTTGGAATGCGTTTCGCTCAATGATTCTAATTTTACCGCAATAAAAACATCTTTAATATATTGCTCTATATTATCAGCATCATCCACACCATTGATTAGTGGATCAATGCGTTCTTTTCGATACTGTTGCAACGCCTGAATAAATAAACTATGTTTATCTCCATAGGTGTCATACATGCTAGAGCGACTGATACCAAGTGTATCTACTAAATCCTGTGCAGATGTGGCATTATAACCTTTTTCCCAAAAAAGGTTCAATGCTTTCTCCAATACTTCTTGTTCGTCAAAAACTTTAGTCCTTGCCATAAAAAATCTTTGTGAAAGAATACATTATTCTTCCACAAAGATACTATTTACGGAACATTCATTCCATATTAATGCAAAAAATTATAATTTAACGGAGTTGATAGATGCGCCGCTATCAATCGTAATAACACTGCCCGAAATAAAAGAAGCGTCATCAGATGCTAAAAACGAAACCAATTTAGCTACTTCTTCCGGTGTACCATAACGTTTAAAAGGCATAAATTTTTCTTTAATAAAATCGTGTAATTCCGAACTTTCGAAAGCCCCTTTATGAATTGCAGAGGTTTCCGTCATTGCAGGTGCAATTACATTTACTCTAATTTTACGATCGGCTAATTCCATTGCTGCCACTTTACTATAGGCAATCAATGCGGCTTTACTAGACGCATAGACAGCATTACCTTGATTAAATGCAAAAGCAGCCACAGAAGACATATGGATAACAGAAGCACCATCAGCAAGTATAGGAACAAATTTTTCTGTAGTAAAAACGGCTCCTTTAAAATTTAGATTCGTCACAATATCGAAAGTTTCCTCTTGTATAGTCCCAATTGGTTGTAACTCAGTAACACCACCTGCATTGACCAATAAAATATCGATTGTGCTATAAAGAGATTTTACAAAATCAACTAAAGCTACCGTGTCTTGAACACTAGAAGCATCCGCTCTGAAACTATGCGCATTATTCCCTAATTCTGCAATCGCTTTATCAAGAGAATCTTGATTTCTACCTGTGATTATTACTTTTGCTCCTTGAGCCACCAATTCTTTCGCAGTTGCAAAACCAATACCAGCACTTCCACCAGTAACTACGGCTACTTTACCATTTAATTTTTCCATAATAGATTTTTATATTTAATATTCCAATTCGGAACAATCATTCCGCAAAAGTATATTAACGGAACATTTGTTCCAAATAAAATACTTATAAAAAATATAAAAAAATAATTTTACTAAAAAGGCAATAGTTTTCAACTATTGCCTTTTACGATTTTACTCTGACATTACGGAAATAATTTCTTCTTTTATAGTCGACTTTTCCATTTCCTTATTATCCGTTTTCTTCATTACATTATTATGAACTACACGTAATAACAAAACACTCAAAATACCAACCGCAACGGTGATGTACCCAATCCAATTATAGTGTTGTAGTGGGCTTGTTTTAGTAGGTTGGACGATAACCAATCCACCAATCGCCGCCGCAATACCACCTGCAATTTGTTGCAATGAAGAGTTGATACTCATAAATGCACCACGATCCGTCATCTCAGGCAAACCACTCACCAATGCCGTACTTGGAATCATGCGACTCAATACGCCCATCATCATCAATACATTCAAAATCAATATAAACCATAATGGCGTTACAGAAAGATTGGTGTAAATAACCGTTACAATTAATGTCCAAACTGTTGCAACTATGAACAATTTCAGTTTGTCTATTTTATCTGAATATTTTCCGATAATTGGCATACACAACAAAGACGCAATACCCGAAACTGTGTACATAATCGGAAGTTGAGCAGTCGTAACTCTCAGATTATTAATCGCAAATGCACTGGCAAATGGCATCATCATAAATCCGCCTATCGACATCATTGCGGTTGCCATAAAACCCCAACGATAGGATTTGGAGGTAAATGTTTTCCATAAATGTTTGATGGGAGAATGTTCTTTGACAATTTTCAAATGCTCTGCCACAGATTTCATTTGAAAAATAATCAATACAAAAACAACAACTGCAAGTATTGCCGCCATTAAAAACGGAGAATCCCATCCAAAATGATTGGCAATGTATAAGCCTATGGGTAATCCCAAAACTTGACTCGCGCCGAAACCCATTTGTACAAATCCCATCACACGTCCGCGCTGTTGTAAAGTAAAAATATCTGTCACAATCGCCATCGAAACCGAACCAATCACACCACCAAACAAACCCGTTACGATTCTCGCTGCCAATAATTGTTCGTATGTGTGACTCCAAGCACAGAAAAATGTACCCAAAATAAATCCACAATAGAAAAATAAAAGCAATTTTTTGCGGTCATATTTGTCTGCAAATCCTGCGGTTAATAGCCCAGAAACTCCGGCACTAAAAGCATAACCAGACACACACCAGCCGAATTGTTGTGTGCTTAATTTTAGTGTTTTCATAATCATATCACCGAGTGGAGACATAATCATAAAATCCAGAATGACAGTGAATTGTGTCAAGGTCAATAATAATATTACCCAAGTTTCGTATCGGGTAAACGTAGCTTTAGAAGCTGTTGTTTTCATTTTTTATAGTATTAAAATATTATGGTTTGAGCGCTTTCATCACCAAGTCGAAAGTGTGCCATAGAATGCGCTCCGTTAATTCAAAAGGCTGCCCGCCCATCGATTTTCCTGTAAAATCAAATCGAATCAAGTTATGCAAAGGCACAAAAGCAATGGAGAAAAATATTTCTGGCGTCATCAATGCGACCATTTCCTTGCGATCGATCGCGCGTTGTAAAAAAGCACCAATACTTTCTTTGAACACTTTCATCATTGGAGCAAAGACCGTTTTTTGAAAAGAAGAAGCGCGCATTTGGTCAAAGAATTCCAATGCATTGGGATGTGTTTTATAAAATTTGATTCTATTCGCCCATTGCATCCGCATTCCTTCTTCGAAAGAGTGATCTTCATCCAAGCCTTGCAACATCAATTCATTCCAATGCGTCAAATGCTCCGTCCCGATTTTAGTCAGCAGATCTTCTTTGCTCTCGTAATAAATATATAAAGTGGCGACCGAAATACCACAAGCTTTCGCCAATTTGTTGATACTAAAACTCTCAAAACCTTCCTTAACAATCAACTCGATGGTTTTTTGCTTGACCAATTGTTCTTTTTCCGCATCTCTTGTTCGCATAACTTAATTTGTGTGCAAAAATAAATGAATATTCATTTATAAATGAAATTTATTTTTTAAAAACTCATTTTTTATTTATTTGAACTACATTTAGGATACTATAATCTCGTTTATGAAGTATATTATCGCTAGCTTATTTGTCCTATTTTCCATTGATGTATTTGCTCAAAAATGTAATTGTAAAGAAGAATTTCAATGGATGAAAAAAACATTTGAACAAAACGATGCAGGATTTCAATATGTATTCAATAAAAAAGGAAAAGAGGACTACGAAAAATTAAATTCCAAAACGCTAGCCGCATTGGATACTTTCACAGATCCAAATACTTGTGCAGAAATAATGCTTAATTGGTTACATTATTTTAGAAATGGACATCTAGGTATTAGAGTAAATGATTCCAATACAGTAAAATCGGGACCAAGACGAAATCCCACTTTTTCCATAGTAGATAAAAATACTATTTTACTAACCATACCTACATTCGGTGGTTCGTACAAAAAACAAATTGATAGTATAATTGAAACTAATAAATCATTACTTAGTAGTAAGGAAAATTTGATTCTTGATATTCGAGATAATGGCGGCGGTTCGGATATCAGTTATGAAAAAATAATTCCGTATTTATATACAAATCCAATTACTAACTATCGCGCTCAATATTACTCAACGAAATTGAATAATCAAAGAATGCTAGAGCTGGCGAATAATTACAAAAAGTATGGGATAAGTGAAAAAATGGCGAATCAATTTAGAATCAACTATGATACTTTAAACAAACATCTGGGCGACTATATTA from Rhizosphaericola mali includes:
- the rpe gene encoding ribulose-phosphate 3-epimerase, whose amino-acid sequence is MAIVAPSFLASNFLQLQSEVDMVNESKAAWLHLDVMDGRFVPNISFGLPVIEAIRKATDKICDVHLMIEEPGKYAEAFKLAGADQLTVHIEACPHLHRNIEQIKALGMKAGIAVNPHTPIDFLQDIIEDVDLVNLMTVNPGFGGQKFIEHSLVKIRQLRRMIDEKGLNVEIEIDGGVNLSNAAQIIEAGATVLVAGSSVFGAQDPIAAIATLHAL
- a CDS encoding TetR/AcrR family transcriptional regulator; its protein translation is MRTRDAEKEQLVKQKTIELIVKEGFESFSINKLAKACGISVATLYIYYESKEDLLTKIGTEHLTHWNELMLQGLDEDHSFEEGMRMQWANRIKFYKTHPNALEFFDQMRASSFQKTVFAPMMKVFKESIGAFLQRAIDRKEMVALMTPEIFFSIAFVPLHNLIRFDFTGKSMGGQPFELTERILWHTFDLVMKALKP
- a CDS encoding MarC family protein; translation: MHFDFDHLLTVVFTLFAVIDVIGSVPLFISYKEKLGGLDEKRITLFSGIIMIAFLFVGQSLLNVFGLTIQSFAVAGAIVLFLLGLEMVLGHEIFKGDNSTSQKGAASIRAGAIVPISFPIIAGTASLTTIMSLKANYDKLYIIAGILINLLIVFVVLKSLGWIQRVLGAGGMLAIRKFFGVVLLAMAVKIFSTNLAAFGK
- a CDS encoding TetR/AcrR family transcriptional regulator; its protein translation is MARTKVFDEQEVLEKALNLFWEKGYNATSAQDLVDTLGISRSSMYDTYGDKHSLFIQALQQYRKERIDPLINGVDDADNIEQYIKDVFIAVKLESLSETHSKGCFMVNSSVELAPSDDDVAIIVNNIMKDTITALTKAIKRGQKIGVFTNKFSAQSLAQFVFNSLNGLRVTVKLDTNKKMFEDIVNICLATLKG
- a CDS encoding S41 family peptidase, which encodes MKYIIASLFVLFSIDVFAQKCNCKEEFQWMKKTFEQNDAGFQYVFNKKGKEDYEKLNSKTLAALDTFTDPNTCAEIMLNWLHYFRNGHLGIRVNDSNTVKSGPRRNPTFSIVDKNTILLTIPTFGGSYKKQIDSIIETNKSLLSSKENLILDIRDNGGGSDISYEKIIPYLYTNPITNYRAQYYSTKLNNQRMLELANNYKKYGISEKMANQFRINYDTLNKHLGDYINLDKDSITIDTLNNILPFPKHVAILVNENNGSTAEEFLLTAKQSQKVKLFGHKTAGVLDFSNLWFTNSPSGIFKLTFALTKSYRIPDFTIDGQGILPDLPIGNSVPDNQWIEYVVRILENK
- a CDS encoding MFS transporter, with product MKTTASKATFTRYETWVILLLTLTQFTVILDFMIMSPLGDMIMKTLKLSTQQFGWCVSGYAFSAGVSGLLTAGFADKYDRKKLLLFFYCGFILGTFFCAWSHTYEQLLAARIVTGLFGGVIGSVSMAIVTDIFTLQQRGRVMGFVQMGFGASQVLGLPIGLYIANHFGWDSPFLMAAILAVVVFVLIIFQMKSVAEHLKIVKEHSPIKHLWKTFTSKSYRWGFMATAMMSIGGFMMMPFASAFAINNLRVTTAQLPIMYTVSGIASLLCMPIIGKYSDKIDKLKLFIVATVWTLIVTVIYTNLSVTPLWFILILNVLMMMGVLSRMIPSTALVSGLPEMTDRGAFMSINSSLQQIAGGIAAAIGGLVIVQPTKTSPLQHYNWIGYITVAVGILSVLLLRVVHNNVMKKTDNKEMEKSTIKEEIISVMSE
- a CDS encoding SDR family NAD(P)-dependent oxidoreductase, translated to MEKLNGKVAVVTGGSAGIGFATAKELVAQGAKVIITGRNQDSLDKAIAELGNNAHSFRADASSVQDTVALVDFVKSLYSTIDILLVNAGGVTELQPIGTIQEETFDIVTNLNFKGAVFTTEKFVPILADGASVIHMSSVAAFAFNQGNAVYASSKAALIAYSKVAAMELADRKIRVNVIAPAMTETSAIHKGAFESSELHDFIKEKFMPFKRYGTPEEVAKLVSFLASDDASFISGSVITIDSGASINSVKL
- a CDS encoding DUF3108 domain-containing protein, which gives rise to MKYYLILPLCLGVLMAHAQKTIVPNKKILGSDNLKNRQFDLDWNAIVGENKMNIGTVHINMLKNKDQFTVITTTKIAKFPDKPWIDSSICAIPSLTPIYHSSYNMQRDMVLHFGETISGYYLDKQKDSLTHISDTITSPYFDSNIYQWLICLLPLQEGMNVNLPLYDYNPSKSGLMNATITQIVKGEYISPVSGSHKVWIVHTEDDLSGSTNKLVFYIDQKEHTLWKMEATVGNRKIEQVLHEK
- a CDS encoding alpha-ketoacid dehydrogenase subunit alpha/beta, whose translation is MENPNIIEDQESMLSFEAFRDSVLHDYRIAVESREASLLGRREVLTGKAKFGIFGDGKEVAQVALARYFRKGDFRSGYYRDQTWMFANGVVTIENFFSQLYADTNIDNEPMSGGRNMVAHHATPNTDEEGNWLALAEMYNSASDMAPTAGQMPRALGLAYASKLFREVPVLQDDKFAPLSNNGNEVCFCTIGDAATSEGHFWEIINAAGVMQVPLAVFVWDDGYGISVPTDRQTTKGSISEALQGLQKEEGTNGIDIYQIKGWDYAGICETLDHAIDKIRQTHIPAVFHVQELTQPQGHSTSGSHERYKSAERLQWERNWDGLKKMKEWILENAITSEEELDEIHVNAKKLVKESRNRAWEKYAQPLIAAKGQALQVLKEANLGGLADLIDALEKNREPLKRDILHTLSLALDLLGKNSNNSPIAHLYEELKTQYHTQYDSFTHNETSKSALLVPRNKPHYSAQPEKINGFEILNHYFDQLFANNDKVIAFGEDLGKIGDVNQGFAGLQAKYGEERIADAGIRELSIIGKGVGLALRGLRPIAEIQYLDYMYYALEPLADDIAGLHYRTVGKQSCPLIIRTRGHRLEGIYHSGSPMAMLINSLRGMYICVPRNMVQAAGMYNTLLQGNDPGIVIECLNGYRLKENLPDNLGEITVPLGIPETIETGSDITIVSYGSTLRIVSDAAKRLQNIHNISCEIIDVQTLLPFDIHHFIVESLKKTNRILFVDEDMPGATTSYMLQQVIEKQQGYKWLDAAPRTLSAKNHRPAYASDGDYFSKPNEEDIIETVLDLMAE
- a CDS encoding tetratricopeptide repeat protein; amino-acid sequence: MNKKWLSVIPAAMILMTFSCKNNENNSIKKNGKNVDIEYSESLISDISLLKNHPDSNGLRMKVALGMDSVGDYKNALIQMDSLIKRDSSNYAFYFTKARISQDNQDTTQAINNYKKAIKIYPAPESILFLANLLAERKDSSCLKMAKSVKAMRLSASDNANCDFIAGVYYARTKDSSNALKNFNSALNLNYTLMPAYIEKGLVYFDNKDYSKALNTFKFASQVDHLYADAYYYMARSYEMMGIKDSAVLRFKQTLSLDKSAVEAEDGLKRLNAQ